The region GAGAAAGCACAGAATCAAATTTCGGACACATAACGGAGAAACGGgagaaacaaaacaattcacgccgtaagtgtggtcgaaattcaaaattgaaagtgcggaggtctttctaacgtagcgtcattttcatacaaggaagcgttgaaatttacttttcggttcactttttcatcgaattgttcacttaaatttcaaattttaggcacacttacggcgtgaattgtggATGTCGCAGAGGAAGATGAAGAGCATGTAAAGTAGCGACAAACAGAGAAACGAAGCAATTGTGGGTAGTGTCAAGGAACAATCTGGTTCaagaataaattcaaaatgcgGATGCAACTAGGGCAAAATGCGGACGCAACTGAGGGTAAAATTGCGGATGCAACTAAAGGTAAATTCGGTGCAGATGCACAGTCAAGTGGTGGCGGTAAACTTCCAAGTTTAAACGAAGGTAGTCACATTAGGATTCACTTGTAAGAAGAACGGAGATAGAGACAATGGGAACTGTTGTTTGAATGTTGACGCTGGCTTTGGCAATGTTCATACGTGCGGATGAGACACTGTTCATGGATCATATCTGTGGATAAAAGAGACGCGAGCTTGCTGCATTGGTGGCactaacagaaaaatttcaacttgaTTGTTCAGCTATACGAAAGTTAGTGTGATCAATCATAGTACATCAAATGGTCGGAATGATGTGGGTTTCATGTGTTCCTGCAACAACTCAAATCATTCGACATTCAGGAGGAGCATTTGGTTTAATTCTGGAAATTTAACGTGTAGAATGAATATTTCGAGATTGAGGAGGAGTGTTGGATTGTAGCAATCTACTAAATATTCAATCTAGTAAGTTGTGAACATACTTTGTTCATGTTCATTCTGTTTGGAACTTTCTCGGAAACTACATCTAAATTCTATTGCTCGTAATAAATCCATATTCGGATTGAGCTTAAGTCATTTAATTCGTCCTGACGCTGATATTCGGAGGATTCCAACAGAATAATCTACAATTACCTTTCCTTAACCGTTCACCGAAGTGAAGGCATATAGtgatttgatctaagtattttcgatAGTTAGCTATGCCTTATATAATGCAGAGTTATGTAAAGGTACAGCTGGTTATGTATTCTTTCACAACTCATgcgagaaaatagttattttctcccctccaaatgcaatttcccatttttcttcactcgttgaacaaataactattttcgtcGTGGTCGATAGCGATAGCAGATTGATTATCTTTGTTATTGAAAAGAGACTGCAATCCAAATTGTTTCTGTAactataattatttaaatcgaAAGTATACATTATACACAGAATTCAGCTACGCGATGATCTCTGACGAGAAAATGTTGGTAAGATGCAGAAAATAAGTATTCGATAATTTGATGGCGATGCCTTTGCTGTTTGTAGCCGATTAACCGTGAATGTCTGTAAAATGAATACGCGGAAGCACACCTCTTCTGAAGATTCTACATAGAAAGTATCCCTTTCGACGATAATCATCACGAGAAGTGAATTTATTGGATCAAAATCCACATATCTTCATCAAGTGTGGTGTGTCACCTACGTATCTGATCCGCGTCACCTTCATCACGagagatgatttttttgtttaaaattgtgCAAAGTTATCATAAAGTGTGGTGCGTCGAATTATTCCACACCTGGCTTATGTGCAATTGCACACTTCACTTGGAAAATTTCCATGGttcttgaaaataataaaatcgtcAGGAGAGTGTAAGCTAAAtgctgaaaaatgaaaaaatttattgtagaaAATTGGTATCGAATTTTTGTGGGGAATATATGAGATAATACATTTGtagcaaataattaaatatattcgCGAGGGGCaaatattcatagaaaatccttcaGAATTTTACTAAGTAAAATCCTCAAATTGATAGAAAATCCTCAACAAAATCtgcaaaatcataaaaaatcctttaaaaggctcaagaaaatcgaataaaaagaagataatccttaaaaattgaaaatgcatcATGAATCAGTAAAAATCATCTGAAAATCCTTGGAGAACGGTTGTCTTTTTAGTGTAGCCTCTAAAGAAAGGAGGGAAATTCCGGTGTGAAGTAAATACGGATAATATAATTGCTGATACCTCGGCTGATACGTGTTCATtattacaattaattaaaattaacaaattaagAAGATAAAAATGACCAAAGAGACTTTTTATACGCCATCATGTAAGTATTGTGGTCAaagttgattttgaaaatatacCGCTACGCTCTTCACGAAGAAAATATTGCCATCTATTGATTGTTTTATATTGACTGTTTTGACTGTTTTTGACATTAGAGCACCGCAAGAactttacaatatttttgtttacgaAATTCCATTAATTTTACGATTTGTTTCTAAACGGACCAAGATGAGTAGTAAATCTAAGTGAGATTAACGAGTTCCTATTAGTAGCTAGCATGTCTGACCCAATTATTCTTTTCTTCTATCAGATTGAAAATCTACCCGAAAACTGTGATATGTGATGACGAATCGGTACTCATTGGTGAAGTCACCATATCCAGCGGCTGTGTTATCCATCCACATGCAACTGTTAATGCGAAATCGGGCCCAATAATAATTGGTGAAAATTGTCTAATCGAAGAATACGCCACGATCATACACGACACCGGCAAAGTTGACCTGGACAACCCAGGCCCGACTTTAGTTATTGGTCCCAATAATGTGTTTGAAGTCGGTTGCACCGTTGAGGCCTCAGCCATAGGCGAAAGAAATGTATTTGAATGTAAGAGCTACGTTTCCAATTTGGTAACGGTGTCAAACAATTGTGTGATCGGGGCGGGTTGTAAATTGATCGATGAACATAACTTGCCGGAAAATACGGTGATTTATGGCAGGCGCTCCGAGCAACGAGAAACAATCGAAAAACAGAAAGCTTTATCGATGCAATTGGACCATTTACGCAAAGTGCTGCCCAATTATCATCacatcaaaaaaccaacaTTTGATCCGAAGAAACCACGTGAAATTGCTTAGGCGGAACAGCGAGTCAtaattttttctaatttattcaataaacCAATTTCAGTCGAAAAAAGACAAAGTAGTTTTCTTGATCTCTGCCAGATAAAATAGATATGAGAATGACTGACTCTCAAATCTTATGTCTTCGGATAAcaaccaaaaataataatattcgaTCTTTTATCTATAAAAACTCGTCTGAAGATGTCAATTCAtatcttaacctgttacagacggcaagcaaatgaccagtattattatcaatCCTACTACCGTACAACCAACCAATACACTCTCTAGCAACCTAGAGAAATTagaacaagaatagaccggctaaagcctggtgaggtcttttttctaatttctgtttggaactaccaactaccaactatttgacctaccaaaactaccacattttcgaattgcaatgttaactgtgagctatcggtgatcagataacaaataattattatttgcctggtgtcgatatgctcatggtggctttgcaattttgaatgtcaatccatctcgcaactaccaactaccaaagctaccgactaccaaatttccgatttataaatagccgagcatgtagaataattgcgtcagtcggtgcgtagttctcgaatagtaaacatctcttccccaaaaattacgtttggaagtcaattatagccttggtagtccaactaccaactaccaaattttcgaattgcaatgttaactgtgagctatcggtgatcagataacaaataattattatttgcctggtgtcgatatgctcatggtggctttgcaattttgaatgttaatccAGTTCGAAACTACCAACCACCAAAAATACCAACTACCGACTGAGAGCTAccaaaattaccaaatttgtggaacagacagacggacagacagacagacagacagacagacagacagacggacagacagacaaaccggccataatagggtattttttctagaagaaaaaagacctaaaaaacTAGGAAAATGATGGTGGTAAAACTGTACAATGTATTctgtcatagaaaattttacacttttaaaaataaattaaatgaagtatgagtcattttttgtgtatggAGAGTGTTATGacgaaagagaaagaaatattttgacaagtaccccaaggcaagttataattaactagtcttcggttctctcgctctgatcataacagtctgttgaaaatattacgtcTCCTGTTACCATTTCGGTGTTCGAAAATAagtagattacgttggatgctgcgaaagtaattcattacacaaggacacaattttgtgatacgagcaaactcacgaataagtttttgagcaacaagcttcggtaactgttttcgaggcaagtgtagagtttgcatatctgAGCCGAAGCCGAACGCCTTCAACACCTCTCGCTTGTTACAATAAGGATCGTGAAAGAGTTGTCAAGTGACAACATAATTTCGTAAAACAACGTCAGCCTACTTTTACCCACTTTTTCAGCTAAAAATAGTATAGGCACTTCACTTAAAAACATTCTTGACGAACCATGTGTCTTTCTACTTTTGACCATTTACAGCGAAAATAAGACAAAAAGAACCCAGGTAGCTCGTGAAAAATTTCACTAACCGCAATATCATTCTTCAAAGTAAATCATTCCACTAAATATTCCGACCACAACTACATCTCCTACTACatacaataaatttgcaacTTATTTTTGGGTAACTCcatggttagttgcgttacaaatttcgttttctgtgagtcataaagttaattgtgttggctatgttttgcggaAACAAAccagtctataaattttctaatactcaggagacATAGTGCTTTCATACCAagaagaattggaatttttagcctgccAAGTGTGACTTGTGTGATCGCAGAAGTCagcggttagttgcgttacacgtttgtgacttttcaaaatattttcaccaaataaaaactgatttcgaaaaactttttttccctgaaagctaTGGTCAAGACGCACAGTTTAAGCTCAATATGATGTTGGTAGCCGAAAATTTGGGGGAGATATGtctataaaagtgatatttttcagtggtCATTAACAgccaggatttttttttcacaattggtggttgttacccaacagaaaatgtttctttggctcaaaaccgtttaaaaaaatggttacaaaatttttcgagataatCTCGACGAGTTAAAATTAGAAGATGACACTTCTCACCACTGGGAAGCTGTTTTCACCTACTATACTCATCCAACTAACCTGATTGacccaaagttatttttctcgtgaagtcatatgctgtagctttcgaatgacaccgatcttcagtttttatttgaaaaaaatgtaatttcggcaACGTTTGGGCTaaagcagaatgaaccaaaaatcttttaaaaatttaatttcgtgtcatttggagcaattgtggaattatatAGTTCAGAtctacaggaaaacaaatctacaaaaatcatttgagatttattgagaatatctcggaAAGCCGAATAcgaacaaacactttttggtcatatctccCCAAAACCTCATTTTACAATGacctcatattggtgtcaaactacgcgtcttgtcaatagctttcagcaaaaattttttttagtgaaatgggttcaggtttcgtgaaataaactataattttcaaaaatttgctagaaacaaccatacatttttttggtggtatctccccgagattttcggccaccgacctaatatggggcttaaacgacgcgtctggtcaagagctttcaaggaaaaaaacgtttgccGAAATCGCttttcatttggtgaaaatatttcgaacagtcacaaattagctggaattaccCTTACCATCTGTTCCAATGAGATAATTAAATGATTCCAAGAATTCAAACGCAATAGTTATGGCAATGTTGctctttaatataaaaaaagaatcaaaaaGAAGTGATAATATAATCCTGCTGTATAAATTGTCTTATTGAAGATATTGATTgacatttataaaatatttttaaaaacaaaattatttccaacaaaaaatttcgagaaaaattatacatttttgtacaaaatcaaaattaattccaaATCGTCAATTGTGTTTTGCTTTCTCTTTACACAAAATAATTAGATTTTTCTTAAAGTTTGATtttaatactaaaaaaaacatttttctgatgaATGTTACTATCCTGTTTGTGTCTTTAGTTTCCAATGAATTGTCTTCTTTTCGATCGcatgttttatttcaattcaacaaaaatggcACTAAAAgtctgattaaaaaaaaactttcaatttagTGGTTTGCTTTTGCTAGAGATTCAAAACGGATCTCGGCTgcatttataataataatgttcTCTCTGCTTGTATAATCTTAATTAACTAAccttttaaaattataatttaaattccTTTTCTACTGATTCATTCAAcagtttttataaatttttttctaaataaaaatgaaaacagaaatttaaaaaaaaaatttttacacaCAACGCCGTTTACATGAAATGTAATCAACCCAGTTTGCAAGATgatgttttataaaaatttgttaaaacttTCCAATGGAATATAATcttatttgttttaataataataattttaatgtgaTCTATAAACTCGCTCACACAAAATatgaatcaaaatgaattgtaTTTGATCCcaatataatttcattttccctAATATCTAAATTAAAACCTATGCTCGTACTATTATCCATCTCCAGGCATTCAAACTGTATATTTCAATTGGTTGATACGGATTGAGTTTGtttctttaacaaaaacaaattctgtACTGCTGCTATTGGATGTGTCTGTGTGTGGTGAGCTCAATCCGGATCATAGTTTCCGTCCTTAATATGGAACATTTGAAAACAGATAAGACACACTTTCACCATTGTGTGTCCTACGCACGGCCTCGGCGAACATCATCGACACATCGATGCACTGTAAATAGATAAAATGTTCAGAGATCACTAACGTTTCTTCTGCGACAGGAATCATTTTATTGAAGGAAATCCTGTGCATTTTGCTCTCACCTGAATTTTGGGACAGTCGCGCATATGACCATCTTGTGGAATTGTATTTGTAACAACAACAGCCTCGAAACAAGCATTATTTATCCTAGAAATGGCTGGTCCAGAGAATATACCATGCGTTAGTATGGCATATACTTTAGTAGCACCAGCTTCCATGAGTTTTTCTGCTGCATGGCATGTTGTGCCACACGTATCAGCCATGTCGTCAACCAAAATAGCAGTTCTATCTTTAACATCACCAACCTGGAATTTAAATGTTCCTCTTAGGATTATCTCCATCGATGAGCTAACACTTGACAAAACTCACCAGCACCATTGATGCCACCTCGTTAGCCTTCTTTCTCTCTTTGTGAATAAGAGCAAACTCAACGTTTAATCGATCAGCGATCGATGTAACACGTTTTGCACCGCCTGCATCTGGTGACACAATGATGGAATTTCTCCATTCGggaatgttttcttttatccATTTGAGAACAGCCGGTTCGGCGTATAAATTATCGACGGGTATGTCAAAGAAACCCTAACGAATAATTTGGACATTTTTACGTTATAAAGGCACATTGGCCGTTCGGTGTGAAACCACAAACCTGAATTTGTGACGCATGCAAATCCATTGTTATGATGTGATCAGCACCAGCAACGGACAACATATTCGCCACTAATTTTGCCGATATTGGTGCACGACTctaaaataatgaaagaaaggagaaaaaaaacgaaaccaaTTTAATTGC is a window of Bradysia coprophila strain Holo2 unplaced genomic scaffold, BU_Bcop_v1 contig_663, whole genome shotgun sequence DNA encoding:
- the LOC119083444 gene encoding dynactin subunit 6-like, yielding MSSKSKLKIYPKTVICDDESVLIGEVTISSGCVIHPHATVNAKSGPIIIGENCLIEEYATIIHDTGKVDLDNPGPTLVIGPNNVFEVGCTVEASAIGERNVFECKSYVSNLVTVSNNCVIGAGCKLIDEHNLPENTVIYGRRSEQRETIEKQKALSMQLDHLRKVLPNYHHIKKPTFDPKKPREIA
- the LOC119083449 gene encoding ribose-phosphate pyrophosphokinase 1 isoform X2 — encoded protein: MPVVRSANPIRAKSLIRNNLEKSSVLKIQSRMPNIKVFSGTSHPDLAQRIVDRLGIDLGKVVTKKFSNLETCVEIGESVRGEDVYIVQSGSGEINDNLMELLIMINACKIASASRVTAVIPCFPYARQDKKDKVSTTGDTEGLAKQANNNVLKYNEWKFRSRAPISAKLVANMLSVAGADHIITMDLHASQIQGFFDIPVDNLYAEPAVLKWIKENIPEWRNSIIVSPDAGGAKRVTSIADRLNVEFALIHKERKKANEVASMVLVGDVKDRTAILVDDMADTCGTTCHAAEKLMEAGATKVYAILTHGIFSGPAISRINNACFEAVVVTNTIPQDGHMRDCPKIQCIDVSMMFAEAVRRTHNGESVSYLFSNVPY
- the LOC119083449 gene encoding ribose-phosphate pyrophosphokinase 1 isoform X6 codes for the protein MPVVRSANPIRAKSLIRNNLEKSSVLKIQSRMPNIKVFSGTSHPDLAQRIVDRLGIDLGKVVTKKFSNLETCVEIGESVRGEDVYIVQSGSGEINDNLMELLIMINACKIASASRVTAVIPCFPYARQDKKDKSRAPISAKLVANMLSVAGADHIITMDLHASQIQGFFDIPVDNLYAEPAVLKWIKENIPEWRNSIIVSPDAGGAKRVTSIADRLNVEFALIHKERKKANEVASMVLVGDVKDRTAILVDDMADTCGTTCHAAEKLMEAGATKVYAILTHGIFSGPAISRINNACFEAVVVTNTIPQDGHMRDCPKIQCIDVSMMFAEAVRRTHNGESVSYLFSNVPY
- the LOC119083449 gene encoding ribose-phosphate pyrophosphokinase 1 isoform X1 encodes the protein MPVVRSANPIRAKSLIRNNLEKSSVLKIQSRMPNIKVFSGTSHPDLAQRIVDRLGIDLGKVVTKKFSNLETCVEIGESVRGEDVYIVQSGSGEINDNLMELLIMINACKIASASRVTAVIPCFPYARQDKKDKTGDTEGLAKQANNNVLKYNEWKFRVQPKLLSRAPISAKLVANMLSVAGADHIITMDLHASQIQGFFDIPVDNLYAEPAVLKWIKENIPEWRNSIIVSPDAGGAKRVTSIADRLNVEFALIHKERKKANEVASMVLVGDVKDRTAILVDDMADTCGTTCHAAEKLMEAGATKVYAILTHGIFSGPAISRINNACFEAVVVTNTIPQDGHMRDCPKIQCIDVSMMFAEAVRRTHNGESVSYLFSNVPY
- the LOC119083449 gene encoding ribose-phosphate pyrophosphokinase 1 isoform X5, producing the protein MPVVRSANPIRAKSLIRNNLEKSSVLKIQSRMPNIKVFSGTSHPDLAQRIVDRLGIDLGKVVTKKFSNLETCVEIGESVRGEDVYIVQSGSGEINDNLMELLIMINACKIASASRVTAVIPCFPYARQDKKDKVSTSRAPISAKLVANMLSVAGADHIITMDLHASQIQGFFDIPVDNLYAEPAVLKWIKENIPEWRNSIIVSPDAGGAKRVTSIADRLNVEFALIHKERKKANEVASMVLVGDVKDRTAILVDDMADTCGTTCHAAEKLMEAGATKVYAILTHGIFSGPAISRINNACFEAVVVTNTIPQDGHMRDCPKIQCIDVSMMFAEAVRRTHNGESVSYLFSNVPY
- the LOC119083449 gene encoding ribose-phosphate pyrophosphokinase 1 isoform X3, translating into MPVVRSANPIRAKSLIRNNLEKSSVLKIQSRMPNIKVFSGTSHPDLAQRIVDRLGIDLGKVVTKKFSNLETCVEIGESVRGEDVYIVQSGSGEINDNLMELLIMINACKIASASRVTAVIPCFPYARQDKKDKTGDTEGLAKQANNNVLKYNEWKFRSRAPISAKLVANMLSVAGADHIITMDLHASQIQGFFDIPVDNLYAEPAVLKWIKENIPEWRNSIIVSPDAGGAKRVTSIADRLNVEFALIHKERKKANEVASMVLVGDVKDRTAILVDDMADTCGTTCHAAEKLMEAGATKVYAILTHGIFSGPAISRINNACFEAVVVTNTIPQDGHMRDCPKIQCIDVSMMFAEAVRRTHNGESVSYLFSNVPY
- the LOC119083449 gene encoding ribose-phosphate pyrophosphokinase 1 isoform X4; translation: MPVVRSANPIRAKSLIRNNLEKSSVLKIQSRMPNIKVFSGTSHPDLAQRIVDRLGIDLGKVVTKKFSNLETCVEIGESVRGEDVYIVQSGSGEINDNLMELLIMINACKIASASRVTAVIPCFPYARQDKKDKVSTTGDTEGLAKQANNNVLKYNEWKFRVQPKLLSRAPISAKLVANMLSVAGADHIITMDLHASQIQGFFDIPVDNLYAEPAVLKWIKENIPEWRNSIIVSPDAGGAKRVTSIADRLNVEFALIHKERKKANEVASMVLVGDVKDRTAILVDDMADTCGTTCHAAEKLMEAGATKVYAILTHGIFSGPAISRINNACFEAVVVTNTIPQDGHMRDCPKIQCIDVSMMFAEAVRRTHNGESVSYLFSNVPY